The proteins below are encoded in one region of Peribacillus muralis:
- a CDS encoding FxsA family protein: MRYFLLFIIAMPVIEIIVLLLSGKVIGFWPTLFLIIGTGLIGAYLAKKQGMETWRKAQEQIRYGMMPGNEIIDGICIFIGAALLLSPGLISDIMGLILVFPPTRNLLKPIVIRFLMNRMNKGKVTIIRHK; the protein is encoded by the coding sequence ATGAGATATTTTTTATTGTTTATCATTGCGATGCCGGTCATTGAAATTATTGTCCTATTGCTGTCAGGTAAGGTAATTGGTTTTTGGCCTACGTTGTTCCTGATCATAGGCACGGGTTTAATCGGTGCCTATCTGGCTAAAAAGCAAGGAATGGAAACGTGGAGAAAGGCACAGGAACAAATTCGTTATGGAATGATGCCTGGAAATGAAATCATCGATGGGATCTGTATTTTCATCGGGGCCGCCCTGCTGCTATCCCCTGGTCTCATCTCGGATATCATGGGATTGATCCTTGTGTTTCCGCCAACCCGGAATCTCCTCAAACCGATTGTTATCCGGTTTCTGATGAACAGAATGAACAAAGGAAAAGTCACCATCATTCGACATAAATAA
- the pyk gene encoding pyruvate kinase, whose amino-acid sequence MRKTKIVCTIGPASESIEKLVQLIEAGMNVARLNFSHGNHEEHAARITNIREASEKTGKQVAILLDTKGPEIRTNNMENDSMELAAGNEVIISMNEVLGTPEKFSITYEGLLHDVQTGSKILLDDGLIGLEVLKIDEVSKEIHTKILNSGTLKNKKGVNVPGVSVNLPGITEKDEQDILFGIEQGIDFVAASFVRRASDVLEVRELLQQNGAGHIQIIPKIENQEGVDRLDEILEVSDGLMVARGDLGVEIPAEEVPLVQKQMIKKCNNAGKPVITATQMLDSMQRNPRPTRAEASDVANAIFDGTDAIMLSGETAAGTYPVEAVQTMHNIASRAESALNYRNILSIRSKVNRHNVTDAIGQSVAHTALNLNAGAIITPTESGHTARMISKYRPKAPIIAVTSNEHVSRSLALAWGVYPQIGPKATTTDEMLQTAIDESLHSGLVSHGDLVVITAGVPVGETGTTNLMKIHVLGEVLLKAQGIGRKSAKGQVVIAKNAKEALEKVTEGSVLVTIGSDRDMMPAIEKCAALITEEGGLTSHAAVVGVTLGIPVIVGAEDSTKIFKDGQRVTVDSGRGVIYDGHANVL is encoded by the coding sequence ATGCGAAAAACAAAGATTGTTTGTACGATCGGCCCCGCAAGTGAAAGTATCGAAAAGCTGGTTCAATTAATAGAAGCGGGCATGAATGTAGCTCGGCTCAACTTTTCTCATGGCAATCATGAAGAACATGCCGCCAGGATCACCAACATTAGGGAGGCTAGCGAAAAAACAGGGAAACAGGTAGCAATCCTGCTTGATACAAAAGGACCTGAAATCCGCACTAATAACATGGAGAACGATTCAATGGAGCTGGCAGCCGGTAACGAAGTCATCATTTCCATGAATGAAGTGCTTGGGACGCCAGAGAAATTCTCCATTACTTATGAAGGACTTCTTCATGATGTCCAAACCGGATCCAAAATCCTTCTGGATGATGGATTGATCGGCCTTGAAGTATTGAAGATCGATGAAGTAAGCAAAGAAATCCATACGAAAATATTGAATAGCGGTACTTTGAAGAACAAAAAAGGCGTCAACGTGCCCGGTGTTTCGGTGAATTTGCCAGGTATCACGGAAAAAGACGAGCAGGATATCTTGTTTGGAATCGAACAGGGTATCGATTTTGTTGCGGCATCATTTGTACGCAGAGCCTCCGACGTCCTCGAAGTGCGTGAATTACTGCAGCAAAATGGAGCAGGGCATATTCAAATCATCCCTAAAATCGAAAACCAGGAAGGCGTCGACCGTCTTGATGAAATCCTTGAGGTTTCAGATGGCTTGATGGTGGCTCGTGGCGATCTAGGCGTGGAAATTCCGGCTGAAGAAGTGCCGTTGGTCCAAAAGCAAATGATCAAAAAGTGCAATAACGCCGGCAAGCCTGTCATAACGGCTACACAAATGCTCGATTCGATGCAGCGTAACCCAAGGCCGACTCGTGCTGAAGCCAGTGACGTCGCCAACGCCATATTCGATGGGACGGATGCCATCATGCTTTCGGGCGAAACGGCTGCAGGTACCTATCCTGTAGAAGCTGTGCAAACGATGCATAATATTGCATCACGTGCTGAATCAGCGCTCAATTATCGAAATATATTATCAATCAGAAGTAAAGTGAACCGTCATAATGTTACCGATGCCATCGGTCAGTCAGTTGCTCATACTGCACTCAATCTTAATGCCGGTGCGATCATCACTCCTACCGAAAGCGGTCATACGGCAAGAATGATTTCTAAATATCGCCCTAAAGCACCGATTATCGCGGTCACATCCAATGAACATGTTTCGAGAAGCCTTGCACTAGCTTGGGGAGTTTATCCGCAAATCGGACCGAAGGCGACGACTACGGATGAAATGCTTCAAACGGCGATCGATGAAAGCCTGCATTCAGGTTTAGTGTCACATGGAGACTTGGTGGTCATTACAGCAGGTGTCCCTGTAGGTGAAACAGGAACGACTAACTTGATGAAGATTCATGTGCTGGGAGAGGTCCTGTTGAAGGCTCAGGGAATCGGCAGAAAATCCGCAAAAGGTCAGGTGGTCATCGCGAAGAACGCCAAGGAGGCTTTGGAAAAAGTGACCGAAGGCTCTGTATTGGTTACGATCGGCTCCGATCGTGATATGATGCCAGCGATTGAAAAATGTGCGGCATTGATTACCGAAGAAGGCGGATTGACAAGTCATGCTGCTGTAGTGGGCGTCACTTTGGGCATTCCTGTCATCGTGGGAGCGGAAGATTCGACCAAGATTTTCAAGGATGGACAACGAGTAACCGTCGATTCAGGGCGCGGTGTCATTTATGACGGGCATGCCAACGTTTTATAG
- the pfkA gene encoding 6-phosphofructokinase yields the protein MKRIGVLTSGGDSPGMNAAVRAVVRKAIFHEMEVFGIYYGYQGLINGDIRQLELGSVGDIIHRGGTMLHTARCLEFKTEEGQLKAIEQLNKYGIEGLVIIGGDGSYMGAKALTERGFPCIGVPGTIDNDIPGTDFTIGFDTALNTVIDAIDKIRDTATSHERTYVVEVMGRNAGDIALWAGLAGGAETILCPEYDYDMEELIGKLKRGHDRGKKHSIIIVAEGVGSAVDVSRKIEAKAGFETRVTVLGHVQRGGSPSANDRVLASRLGARAVELLLDGKGGRSVGIEQNRLVDYDIIEVLGKPHTIDKKMYDLSSELSI from the coding sequence ATGAAAAGAATAGGTGTATTGACAAGCGGAGGAGATTCTCCAGGTATGAATGCGGCAGTCCGAGCGGTTGTCCGGAAAGCCATTTTTCATGAGATGGAGGTCTTCGGGATTTATTATGGCTATCAAGGTCTGATCAATGGCGATATTAGGCAGCTGGAACTTGGATCTGTCGGTGATATCATCCACCGCGGTGGTACGATGCTACATACGGCCCGCTGTCTTGAATTCAAGACAGAGGAAGGGCAGCTAAAAGCGATAGAACAATTGAATAAATATGGAATCGAGGGCCTTGTCATAATAGGTGGCGATGGTTCCTACATGGGAGCTAAAGCTCTGACCGAAAGGGGCTTTCCTTGTATAGGAGTTCCGGGAACGATTGATAATGACATACCTGGGACAGACTTTACGATCGGTTTCGATACCGCTCTGAATACAGTCATCGACGCCATCGATAAAATCCGGGATACGGCGACTTCTCATGAACGGACTTATGTAGTTGAAGTAATGGGAAGAAATGCAGGTGATATTGCACTTTGGGCCGGATTGGCCGGAGGCGCGGAAACGATTCTTTGCCCGGAATATGACTACGATATGGAAGAGTTGATCGGGAAATTGAAGCGCGGGCATGACCGCGGCAAAAAGCATAGCATCATCATCGTTGCAGAAGGTGTTGGAAGTGCTGTCGATGTTTCCAGGAAGATCGAGGCAAAAGCAGGGTTTGAAACACGCGTGACGGTCCTTGGACATGTACAGCGCGGCGGATCTCCTTCCGCAAACGACCGGGTCTTGGCAAGCAGGCTTGGCGCCAGGGCCGTCGAATTGCTCCTGGATGGCAAAGGGGGCAGGTCTGTTGGGATAGAACAGAATCGACTAGTCGACTATGATATCATCGAAGTCCTTGGTAAGCCGCATACAATTGACAAGAAAATGTATGATTTATCATCCGAGCTATCCATTTAA
- the accA gene encoding acetyl-CoA carboxylase carboxyl transferase subunit alpha codes for MIYELEFERPITDLRNKIKELKAITKDADVDLTVEIETLEKRLEKLEVDIYDHLKPWDRVQIARHPARPTTLDYIPLLFNDFIEFHGDRYYGDDEAIVAGIAQFDGRSVTVIGHQRGKDTKENIRRNFGMPHPEGYRKALRLMKQAEKFNRPIICFIDTKGAFPGKAAEERGQSEAIAKNLFEMAGLKVPVISIVIGEGGSGGALALGVGDRIFMLENSTYSVISPEGAAALLWKDASQAKRAAESMQITAPDLNRLGVIDEIIPEVKGGAHRNANVQAEAIKETLKRSFNELLPLNSEDLINQRYMKFKKIGEYEFAKQPDGKPEEVKQHS; via the coding sequence TTGATATATGAATTGGAGTTTGAGCGTCCCATTACGGACCTGAGAAATAAGATTAAAGAGCTGAAGGCCATTACGAAAGATGCCGATGTGGATCTTACGGTTGAAATCGAAACGTTGGAAAAACGTTTGGAAAAGCTGGAAGTGGATATTTATGACCATTTAAAACCATGGGATCGAGTACAGATTGCCAGGCATCCCGCTCGCCCGACAACGCTTGATTACATCCCGTTATTGTTCAATGATTTCATCGAGTTTCATGGTGACAGATATTATGGGGATGATGAGGCGATCGTTGCTGGTATTGCACAGTTTGATGGACGGTCGGTGACGGTCATTGGTCATCAGCGCGGCAAGGATACGAAGGAGAATATCCGTCGTAACTTTGGCATGCCTCATCCGGAAGGCTATCGAAAAGCGCTGCGCTTGATGAAACAGGCAGAAAAATTCAATCGGCCGATCATTTGCTTCATCGACACGAAGGGGGCTTTCCCTGGTAAGGCTGCAGAAGAACGCGGTCAAAGTGAAGCCATTGCAAAAAACCTTTTTGAAATGGCCGGGCTGAAGGTGCCCGTCATAAGCATCGTCATCGGTGAAGGTGGAAGTGGCGGTGCCTTGGCACTTGGAGTGGGAGATCGGATTTTCATGCTTGAGAATTCAACTTACTCGGTCATTTCTCCTGAAGGGGCTGCTGCGTTATTATGGAAGGATGCTTCCCAGGCTAAAAGGGCTGCTGAATCGATGCAGATCACGGCTCCAGACTTAAATCGCTTGGGAGTCATCGATGAAATCATCCCGGAAGTGAAAGGCGGCGCCCACCGGAATGCAAATGTACAGGCAGAAGCCATCAAGGAAACCTTGAAACGTTCATTTAATGAGCTGCTCCCATTGAATAGTGAGGATCTCATCAATCAACGTTACATGAAATTCAAGAAAATCGGTGAATATGAATTTGCCAAACAACCTGATGGGAAACCTGAGGAAGTAAAGCAGCATTCGTAA
- the accD gene encoding acetyl-CoA carboxylase, carboxyltransferase subunit beta, with the protein MLKELFAKSKKKYATVPLDREKQDVPEGIMTKCPGCKKIMYTKELVKNKKVCLHCGFHHSMSSHERIECLFDAGSFKEFDKEMISVNPLGFPDYLDKLEKDKKKAKINEAVVTGVGTINGHQVSTAIMDSNFRMGSMGSVVGEKITRAIERAGELKIPFIIFTASGGARMQEGVLSLMQMAKTSAALKMFSNEGGLIISIMTHPTTGGVSASFASLGDINLAEPGALIGFAGRRIIEQTIHEELPEDFQTAEFLMKHGQLDAVVKRTELEETLTTILKIHAPGGERS; encoded by the coding sequence TTGCTTAAAGAGCTATTTGCGAAGTCTAAGAAGAAATATGCAACGGTTCCTTTAGATCGGGAGAAACAAGATGTACCAGAAGGAATTATGACTAAATGTCCCGGCTGTAAAAAAATCATGTATACAAAAGAGTTAGTGAAAAATAAGAAAGTCTGCCTCCATTGCGGGTTCCATCATTCGATGTCTTCACATGAACGTATTGAATGTTTATTTGATGCCGGCAGTTTCAAGGAATTTGATAAAGAAATGATTTCAGTCAATCCGCTTGGATTCCCGGATTACCTGGATAAATTGGAGAAGGATAAAAAGAAAGCCAAAATTAACGAAGCGGTCGTTACAGGAGTGGGGACCATCAATGGGCATCAAGTTTCGACAGCGATCATGGATTCCAATTTCCGGATGGGAAGCATGGGGTCGGTTGTTGGCGAAAAAATCACCCGTGCCATCGAGCGTGCAGGCGAATTGAAGATTCCGTTCATCATATTTACAGCATCTGGCGGTGCCCGGATGCAGGAAGGCGTACTGAGCTTGATGCAGATGGCCAAGACGAGTGCCGCCCTCAAGATGTTCAGCAATGAAGGCGGTTTGATCATTTCAATCATGACTCACCCAACTACTGGTGGTGTTTCGGCAAGCTTCGCATCACTTGGTGATATTAACCTTGCCGAACCTGGTGCCCTGATCGGTTTTGCAGGGCGGAGAATCATTGAACAGACGATTCATGAAGAGCTTCCCGAAGATTTCCAAACGGCTGAGTTTTTGATGAAGCACGGTCAATTGGATGCGGTCGTCAAACGGACGGAATTGGAAGAAACCTTGACGACGATCCTAAAAATCCATGCCCCGGGTGGTGAACGGTCTTGA
- a CDS encoding FadR/GntR family transcriptional regulator codes for MKDRTSSSKIYLDVVESLRGMIEADSLLPGDKIPSERELSDRLNVGRSSVREALRALELLGLIETRRGEGTFIRDFQEHKLVELLGTFFLQDKKVQEDLAETKRLIEIDCLRIVAFFATAEDIKRLMGWVKAGEFRDDDFFLRIAILNRNRLLERIWRIVNSYARTSEMVLGNVKKEDYLSLLTYLLERDEEKAIETYLIRIRNMSKDE; via the coding sequence TTGAAGGATCGTACTTCTTCATCCAAAATTTATCTCGATGTCGTTGAGAGCCTTCGTGGAATGATCGAAGCGGACAGCCTCCTGCCAGGGGATAAAATCCCCTCGGAAAGGGAGCTCTCGGATCGTTTGAATGTCGGCCGTTCCTCAGTCCGTGAGGCATTGCGTGCCTTGGAGCTATTGGGTTTGATAGAAACGAGGCGTGGTGAAGGGACGTTTATCAGGGATTTCCAGGAGCATAAGCTAGTCGAGCTTCTGGGAACCTTTTTTTTGCAAGACAAAAAGGTACAGGAAGACTTGGCTGAGACGAAAAGGTTGATTGAAATTGACTGTTTGAGGATCGTCGCTTTCTTCGCAACGGCTGAAGATATCAAGCGGCTGATGGGCTGGGTCAAAGCGGGGGAGTTTCGTGATGACGATTTCTTCTTAAGAATCGCGATATTGAATCGAAATCGATTGCTGGAAAGAATCTGGCGCATTGTCAACAGCTATGCAAGAACATCAGAGATGGTGCTGGGTAATGTGAAAAAAGAAGACTATTTGTCACTTCTTACATATTTGCTCGAACGGGATGAAGAAAAAGCTATCGAAACGTATCTTATTAGAATTAGAAATATGTCGAAAGACGAGTGA
- a CDS encoding NAD(P)-dependent malic enzyme → MSLREEALHMHRLNQGKLETISKVPVRNAVDLSLAYSPGVAEPCKEIYDKPETVYDYTMKGNTVAVISDGTAVLGLGNIGPEAALPVMEGKAVLFKSFAGVDSFPICLKTTDVDKIVETVKLLEPTFGGVNLEDIAAPNCFEIEERLKKEMNIPVFHDDQHGTAIVTVAGLVNALRLVNKSISEIKVVANGAGAAGIAIIKLLYSYGVRDIIMCDTKGAIYEGRSTGMNDIKEQVAKVTNRNKVSGPLEAVIQNADVFIGVSAAGALTKEMVSTMNRDAIIFAMANPDPEIMPEDAKAAGARVVGTGRSDFPNQVNNVLAFPGIFRGALDVRATHINEKMKVAAVKAIAGLIQEHELNEDYVIPAPFDERVAPAVAAAVAKAAMETGVARIHVDPEEIKEKTRKLAIIGKSEE, encoded by the coding sequence ATGTCATTAAGAGAAGAAGCTTTACATATGCATCGCTTGAATCAAGGGAAATTAGAAACAATTTCGAAAGTGCCTGTTAGGAATGCGGTGGATTTAAGCCTCGCTTACTCTCCTGGCGTTGCAGAACCTTGTAAAGAAATATACGATAAACCTGAAACCGTTTATGATTACACGATGAAAGGGAATACCGTCGCAGTGATTTCAGATGGAACGGCTGTACTTGGGCTTGGAAACATCGGTCCTGAGGCCGCTTTACCCGTAATGGAAGGTAAAGCCGTTTTATTCAAAAGCTTTGCGGGAGTGGACTCTTTTCCAATTTGTTTAAAAACGACGGATGTGGATAAAATTGTAGAGACCGTTAAATTACTCGAACCAACTTTCGGCGGAGTGAATTTGGAAGACATCGCCGCACCGAATTGCTTCGAAATTGAAGAACGGCTGAAAAAGGAAATGAACATCCCCGTTTTTCATGATGATCAGCACGGTACAGCGATTGTAACTGTTGCCGGTCTTGTTAATGCTTTACGACTTGTCAATAAATCCATATCGGAAATTAAAGTGGTGGCGAATGGGGCTGGCGCTGCCGGCATCGCCATCATTAAATTGCTTTATAGCTATGGGGTTCGCGACATCATCATGTGTGATACGAAGGGTGCCATTTATGAGGGCCGTTCGACAGGCATGAATGATATTAAAGAACAAGTGGCGAAAGTGACCAACCGAAATAAGGTTTCAGGACCTTTGGAAGCGGTCATCCAAAACGCGGATGTATTTATAGGTGTTTCTGCCGCAGGTGCATTGACCAAAGAAATGGTTTCTACAATGAACCGGGATGCGATCATATTTGCGATGGCCAATCCCGATCCGGAAATCATGCCTGAAGACGCGAAGGCTGCAGGCGCAAGAGTGGTAGGAACCGGTCGTTCGGATTTTCCGAATCAGGTTAATAACGTTCTTGCATTCCCAGGGATTTTCCGTGGGGCATTGGATGTACGTGCGACTCACATCAATGAAAAGATGAAGGTAGCTGCTGTAAAGGCCATTGCCGGTTTAATACAAGAACATGAGTTGAATGAAGACTACGTCATTCCTGCTCCTTTCGATGAGAGGGTGGCTCCTGCCGTTGCAGCTGCTGTTGCCAAGGCAGCGATGGAAACGGGAGTAGCCAGAATTCATGTCGATCCTGAGGAAATTAAAGAAAAAACAAGAAAATTAGCGATCATTGGAAAAAGTGAGGAATAA
- the dnaE gene encoding DNA polymerase III subunit alpha translates to MYTHLHIQSGYSLLTSTVKIAELVAKAKADGCTSLALTDRNVMYGSVYFYKECKRQGIKPIIGILVDVLDEWEAAHGLLLLAKNLQGYQNLLKISSAIKTKSPSGIPMNWLKGYSRGLIAITPGSEGEIETLLREERAEEAQQAARRFQQIFGADNFYASIQRLSISNEDQENEAISVLAKELGIKVVATNPVLYLNESDALAQEVLLAIGNGDKLADETHTVLESQHYYLKSRAKMAELFHDRPDALENTLLIAEQCNLDIPFHRSLLPKYPTEAGVTAEEMLEAVCFEGLKKRLQEPPIQYEERLRYELDVITKMKFSDYFLIVWDFMKFAKDHHILTGPGRGSAAGSMVAYVLSITDVDPIEHSLLFERFLNPERVSMPDIDIDFPDNRREEVIAYVAKKYGELHVAQIITFGTLAAKAALRDTGRVFGLNSKEQEAVSKMIPNRLGITLPDAFKESKKLRDFVNESELNQKLFHTALLLEGLPRHTSTHAAGVVISDQALTEHIPIAGGHDGIHLTQYPMDVLEELGLLKMDFLGLRNLTLIDNILKNIQKATGRKLDLSQIPMDDPETLALLGRGETTGVFQFESDGIRKVLIKLKPNRFEDIVAVNALYRPGPMENIPLFIERKHGLAPIDYLHEDLRDILEPTYGVIVYQEQIMQIASRLAGFSLGEADLLRRAVSKKKKDVLDQEREHFVSGALQQGYSEKTADEIYSLIVRFANYGFNRSHAVAYSVIAYQLGYLKTHHPEHFMAALMTSVIGNDDKVSQYIREAKKKGITVLPPSINLSGYPFLPEKEGIRFSLGAIKGIGGTVLKELFAARRQKRFEDLFDFCLRVSGKIVNRKVLEALVNSGAFDEFGEDRATLLASLDVAISHTELVNPDDDLFDMFSDGEFSLKPKYNHVEPIPIEHKLALEKGALGLYLSNHPVTSYRELFQYFGCLSIDEATNKKESKVLLGAYITAVKTIRTKKGDVMAFLSVSDEEGDIEAVAFPNVYKLHSVELIQGQVVMLQGTLEERDGKNQLLIRSVYPLEKVKRMKEEKNGTIFLKVEADKQTKDTLQKIKKILLQHGGETKVMLFYERENRYVQLSYWDWVNPTDRLMQSLIDMVGKGNVVYKKE, encoded by the coding sequence GTGTATACTCATCTCCATATTCAGAGCGGATATAGCCTGCTGACAAGTACGGTGAAGATCGCCGAGCTTGTAGCCAAAGCGAAAGCGGATGGCTGTACAAGCCTTGCACTAACCGATCGAAATGTCATGTACGGTTCAGTTTATTTTTATAAAGAATGCAAAAGGCAGGGCATAAAGCCGATCATCGGGATTCTTGTAGATGTCCTGGATGAATGGGAAGCGGCTCATGGACTTCTTTTATTAGCAAAAAATCTACAAGGTTACCAGAACCTGCTCAAGATAAGCAGTGCGATAAAAACGAAATCACCTTCGGGTATCCCGATGAATTGGCTTAAAGGCTACTCCAGGGGATTGATTGCGATCACCCCTGGCTCCGAAGGGGAAATAGAAACACTGTTAAGGGAAGAACGGGCGGAGGAGGCTCAACAGGCAGCAAGGAGATTTCAGCAGATTTTTGGAGCGGATAACTTTTATGCATCGATACAGAGATTGTCGATCTCAAATGAGGATCAAGAAAACGAAGCGATAAGTGTGCTTGCGAAGGAACTGGGGATTAAGGTCGTAGCGACCAATCCAGTCCTTTACTTGAACGAAAGCGATGCACTTGCCCAAGAAGTGCTGCTGGCAATCGGAAATGGTGACAAGCTGGCTGATGAAACGCACACAGTGCTTGAATCCCAGCACTATTATTTGAAAAGCCGCGCCAAGATGGCGGAGCTGTTCCATGATAGGCCGGATGCACTCGAAAATACGCTCCTTATTGCCGAGCAATGCAATCTTGACATACCGTTTCACCGTTCCCTGCTGCCTAAGTACCCTACCGAAGCCGGGGTGACAGCAGAGGAAATGCTCGAAGCCGTCTGTTTTGAAGGTTTAAAGAAGAGACTGCAGGAGCCGCCCATTCAATATGAAGAGCGACTGCGATATGAATTGGATGTCATAACTAAGATGAAATTCAGCGATTACTTTTTGATCGTATGGGACTTCATGAAATTCGCCAAGGATCACCACATCCTGACCGGACCTGGAAGGGGGTCGGCCGCAGGTTCGATGGTCGCTTACGTGCTGTCGATAACGGATGTCGATCCGATCGAGCATTCCTTGCTGTTCGAGCGTTTCCTGAATCCGGAAAGGGTCTCGATGCCCGATATCGATATTGATTTCCCGGATAACCGCCGTGAAGAGGTGATCGCTTATGTTGCGAAGAAATACGGGGAATTGCATGTCGCACAAATCATTACGTTCGGAACGTTGGCGGCCAAAGCTGCATTAAGGGACACGGGACGCGTTTTCGGCTTGAATTCCAAGGAGCAGGAAGCGGTCTCGAAAATGATACCAAACCGCCTTGGGATAACACTGCCCGACGCTTTCAAGGAATCAAAAAAGCTGCGCGATTTCGTTAATGAGAGCGAGCTGAATCAAAAGCTTTTTCACACCGCGTTATTGCTTGAAGGCTTGCCGCGCCACACCTCGACGCATGCTGCCGGCGTCGTCATCAGCGACCAGGCACTGACCGAGCATATCCCGATTGCCGGAGGCCATGATGGAATCCATTTGACGCAATATCCAATGGACGTCCTTGAAGAGCTTGGACTCCTGAAAATGGATTTCCTTGGTCTTCGCAATTTGACGCTCATTGATAATATTTTGAAAAATATCCAAAAAGCAACCGGGAGGAAGCTCGACCTGTCGCAAATCCCGATGGATGATCCCGAGACCTTGGCGCTTTTGGGAAGAGGCGAAACAACCGGGGTGTTTCAATTCGAATCGGATGGCATCAGAAAGGTCTTGATCAAGCTGAAGCCTAACCGTTTCGAGGATATCGTCGCGGTCAATGCCCTTTATCGGCCAGGTCCGATGGAGAACATACCATTGTTCATCGAGCGAAAGCATGGATTGGCACCAATCGATTACCTGCACGAGGATTTGCGGGATATTCTTGAGCCTACATACGGAGTCATTGTCTATCAAGAACAAATTATGCAAATTGCCTCTCGCTTAGCCGGTTTTTCGCTTGGGGAGGCAGACCTGCTCAGACGGGCCGTGTCGAAAAAGAAAAAGGATGTGCTCGATCAGGAGCGGGAGCATTTTGTGAGCGGGGCATTGCAGCAAGGATATTCCGAAAAAACCGCGGATGAAATTTATTCCTTGATCGTCCGGTTCGCTAACTACGGATTCAACCGCAGCCATGCGGTCGCATACAGTGTCATTGCCTATCAGCTAGGTTACTTGAAAACCCACCATCCTGAACATTTCATGGCAGCCCTCATGACATCGGTAATCGGGAATGATGACAAGGTTTCCCAATATATCCGTGAAGCAAAAAAGAAAGGGATTACCGTCCTCCCTCCTTCCATCAACCTGAGCGGCTATCCGTTTTTACCGGAAAAGGAAGGGATCCGTTTTAGCCTTGGTGCCATTAAAGGGATAGGCGGCACTGTCTTAAAGGAATTATTTGCGGCAAGACGGCAAAAGAGATTCGAGGATTTATTCGATTTTTGTTTACGGGTATCTGGAAAGATCGTAAATAGGAAAGTGCTCGAGGCACTTGTGAATTCAGGTGCATTCGATGAATTCGGGGAAGACAGGGCGACGCTGCTGGCAAGCTTGGACGTTGCGATCAGCCATACAGAATTGGTGAATCCCGATGACGATCTTTTCGATATGTTTTCCGATGGCGAATTTTCACTCAAGCCGAAGTACAACCATGTCGAGCCCATTCCGATCGAACATAAACTGGCGTTGGAAAAAGGCGCATTGGGGCTCTACCTATCGAATCATCCTGTGACAAGCTACAGGGAGCTTTTCCAATACTTTGGCTGCTTGAGCATAGACGAAGCGACCAATAAAAAGGAATCCAAAGTCCTGCTTGGCGCCTATATTACGGCGGTGAAAACCATTAGGACGAAAAAGGGCGATGTGATGGCGTTTTTGAGCGTAAGCGATGAAGAGGGGGATATCGAAGCGGTCGCTTTTCCTAATGTGTATAAACTCCATTCTGTCGAATTGATCCAAGGACAAGTTGTCATGCTTCAAGGAACGCTGGAAGAGCGGGATGGAAAAAACCAGCTGCTGATCAGGAGTGTATATCCATTGGAAAAAGTGAAACGGATGAAGGAAGAAAAAAATGGAACCATTTTCCTGAAGGTCGAGGCTGACAAGCAAACGAAGGACACGCTGCAAAAAATAAAAAAAATTTTACTGCAGCACGGCGGTGAAACGAAGGTCATGCTTTTTTACGAAAGGGAAAACCGCTATGTACAGCTATCTTATTGGGATTGGGTCAATCCTACGGACCGTTTGATGCAGTCATTAATTGACATGGTTGGAAAAGGGAATGTGGTTTACAAGAAAGAATAA
- a CDS encoding YtrH family sporulation protein — translation MNEAFVPAFLNSFFISLGVLLGGSIIGGLAAFFTGQAPMTAVFRLSDSLRIWAIVAAIGGTFDMVYNFERGIFHGETKDIVKQVLLILSALGGAQTGALIINWFTQEHISS, via the coding sequence ATGAATGAAGCCTTTGTTCCAGCCTTTCTCAACAGCTTTTTCATATCGCTTGGCGTTTTGCTTGGAGGTTCGATCATCGGGGGGCTCGCCGCTTTTTTTACAGGACAGGCCCCGATGACGGCTGTTTTCCGATTATCGGACAGCCTGCGGATTTGGGCGATTGTCGCGGCCATCGGAGGTACCTTCGATATGGTCTATAATTTTGAGCGTGGCATTTTCCACGGGGAAACGAAGGATATCGTCAAACAGGTTCTCTTGATTTTATCTGCCCTTGGCGGAGCACAGACAGGAGCACTGATCATCAACTGGTTCACCCAGGAGCATATCTCATCATGA